The Apodemus sylvaticus chromosome 18, mApoSyl1.1, whole genome shotgun sequence genome includes the window GTTTAAACTCCTTGCTGGATGGGTGACCTGTGCAATAAAGAAGAGGCGGTTTTCGGAAGCAGCCTGCCTGCCCTTCCCATAGCCTGGCGTGGATAAACAGCTTCTGCTCTGAAAACCACGCCTCACTCAGTGAGGCTTGCATCCCGGGGAAAGTCCTACCTGAGAACAGGCATAGCCAATGCCATGTAAAgtgatctcttctcttctttggCAGGCATGACTGACTCCTAGGCAAACTTGGGGAGCAGGAAAGCCTGTGAGCATTCAATGGTGTCACAAACTCTATGTGCTGATTGGGCACACTTATCAAAGGTGTAAAAAGCTTGCTGGCGGAGCCGTCCTACACCAGCGAGTTACCTACGTCAGCGCAGCATCTTAACTAGTCAGTAACAACCTAGGGATCATACAGCTAGCGTGACTCCAGAGTTTGCTCCTCTAGCGTTTTCTTTAAAGTCTCGTGTGTGTTTCTGTGGCAAAGAATGATCCCTGGATCAAGGAAGGATCCCAACCCTCTGCAGGAGTCTCCTTCCATGCTATCCTGAACATTTTTAGggaaaaatacatgtattttaaaagggacatttggattcatttctgttGGTAGAGAGggggatagttttagctatcagtGACCAAATTTCAAACATCAGAGAAAAAGGACCTTTGTCTATAAGCCAGGGAgagtaagggagggaggaaaggtaaAGGCTCAGAGACCAACTTTGTTCAATAGTAGCACACAGCAGTAGTGCTTGGAGTCAAGATGCACGTAAAATTCAGTGCTTTCAACCTAACCTGAACCCAAACCCTAAACCTTTACCCTAACCcaaaccataaccataacccctAAACCTAACCCACCTAAACAAAACCCTAACCCAcactaacccaaccctaaccctaaccccaaccctaacccaccctaaccctaaccctatccctaaccctaacccaccctaaccctaaccctaaccctaaccttaaccctaactctaagcctaaccctaaccaccctaaccctatccctaaccctaacacctaaccctaaccctaatccaccctaaccctaacctcaacactaaccccaaccctaaccctaaccctaaccctaaccctaacccaccctaaccctaaccccaaccctaaccctaacccaccctaaccctaaccctaaccctaacccaccctaatcctaaccctaaccctaacccaccctaaccctaaccctaaccccaaccctagccccaaccctaaccctaaccctaaccctaaccctatccctaaccctaaccctaaccctaaccctaaccctaaccctaaccctaagccaaCTCAAGAAACCAGGTCCTCCAAGTTGTTAGCTACCTCTGGACTTCAGAACCTCCTGCTGCTGTCTTTGATGTGGGAGCTGAATACATCCGAGCTAACTTTCTATGATCCTATCTCTATGCCCACAGTATGCTGACTAGTGTCAGGTCAActcaacacaagctagagttatctgaaaggagagaacctcaaatgagaaaatgtctccgtAAGAGTAGGGCATTTTCTCCATCAGTGAtcaatgggggtgggggtccaGCCTaccgtgggtggtgccatccctgggctagtggtcctgggttctataagaaagcaagctgagcaagccatagggaTCAAGCCAGTATGCATCATCCTTCCATGGCCCctacctcagctcctgcctctgggttcctgctctatttgagttcctaccctgactctTTTCAATGATGGGCTatgacatggaagtgtaagcaaaacaagccctttcctccccaacttgcttttggtcatggtgtttcaccgtGGTAAcagaaatcctgactaatacacacTCAGTAAGCTTCCCCCTTCTAAAGCATCCATGGAGTAGGTACTCAGACATCTGGTGATGAAGGCCCTCCTGCCCCCAACTGCGATACATGAGCCAGAGGCCCAGCTGAAGCTTTGCCACTTGGTGTACCTCCAGGACCATATACACTGGGGTGTgagtctcaaccttcctaatgctgtgaccctttaatatagttcctcaagttgtggtgacccccaaccataaaattatttcattgctacttcatagctgtaattttgatactgctatgaatcataatgtaaatatctgatatacatgATGTGCAGGACCTCCTTTGGTAAGTTGCagcacacaggttgagaacctctgcacTGTGGTCTTCTGGAGTCTACTTATGAAGTTTCAGGGGTCTCTAGCATTGGACTCTGCATTTGGAAAATTAACTAAAGTGATGTGCCTAGATGGTAAAGTTGGCGTTCCttaagaaaacaagatgattCCCCTCCAAAGTGGCAGCGGCTGCAAACACCTACCTTCTTGGTCCATCACAAGCTTCAGTTCCTCCAACTGTAGCTCTCCAGTGCCAGCATGGCCTCCATGTTTGGTTCCCACTTCTGAACTTTAAATAACAGGTTTGGTTCAGTTAAAGGCGCTTTTGGCTCCAGTGTTTAGGCAGACTGAGCTGTTGGGGATTTCAGCTCCTCATGCACCACGGCTGCCTAGCTGGGACATGAAGTAGCTGGGGCAGAAGAGGACCAGAGCTCTACCATCTCGTCCCTGAAACTGGTgctgctagttttttttttttttcaacaatagACTTGGCTTGCACTGAAAACAACCTGAGCCTGAAAACAAAGCCAACTGGGATTTAAATGGGGCCCCTTGGCTCCTTTTAGTAATCTTAGGCGGGTAAGGGCAAAGATGTGAGTGCTCGATTGCAGACAGGAGGAGGCTCAGACGCCAGGAAACTGCTTAGTGACAAATGCCAAGATGCCCAACAGACACCAGAGACAGGCTTTTGTAGGGATACCGAAAATGacatttacaatttttatttataaataagatatGTACATATGGACGTTAGCCAAATGCAACTTAACAGTTCGTTTTGTACAAAATATATCTCTGTTCAGGGTGAGGTATCTAAGAGAACGGGACAGTGTAGCATCCGCCTGGCTTCTGGAAGACAAGCTCAACCTCCTACACAGAAACAAGCGATTAGAAAAGATAAATACTATGTACGCAGGGAGAAATATAAATATGGGTTAAACAAGTTACTTCACTTCATAAATGCCATTAAAGCTACCGGATTTATGGCACGACCTTCAAATACAGCCAGACTTACATTTTTTTGGCCATTTATATTCTCTGTAGACTGAAACAGGgaggaaaaaccaaaccaaaacacctcAAGAGTGATGTTTGTGAAGGCTCATGGGTAACTAACTTAGAATACTGTACTTTTGGCTGATTGCAATTTGGTCGCTACTGCGATGAACAGTATGCAAAAAAGGCCACCCACTCTTGTCACTGCATAAGAAGACCTGATCCCTCTggagagaaaagcaaaactcCAGAAAAGTCAAACGAACCCAACCTAGTATTTGGAGaggagtttggtccccagaaaaAGAAGGCTTGCCCTCCAGTGATAAGAAGGCATCCAGGGCTCTGGTTGCAGATGCACTGGCCATGCAGAAGTTCAAGTCACCCTCAGACTCCAGGTGGAGCTCCGGTGAGCCCTGTCTACAGGTCGGAGTCACAGGGCAGTGAATTTTGGCAGGGCCTAGTGCTGCGAGAGGAGGAACCTCCTTGGGAGGTGgctgccttcttttcttctccctcaagCACATCCATCGGGTTGGTGTAGGCCTTGGGTGGCGGTCGCGGCATCGGGAATCCCACCTTGAGCTTGCCGGTGTCCCTATGCTCCGCGGGAGGAGGCCGATGCTGACCCTCGCTGTAGTACTTGATAGCCGGTGTGAGCGCCGGTTCCGGCCAGTCCACGTAGACGGTGCTGATGCTGCTGCGGCGCGGGCCTGCTGGGGGCGCCTTGCGACAGCGGTGACACCGCTCTTCACACCAGGGCGCAAAGCTGAGCGCCAGCGACAAGCcgcccagcagcagcaggcagctgcCCAGGTAGCCCAGCACCAGGCTGTAGCTGACTTCCACGGTGATCGGCGAGCTCGGGGTGGCTAGGACGTCGGGATCTGTCAAGAAGTGGTTATACCAGGAGACCGGGATGAGGCTGAAGAGGCCGGCGGCGAAAAGCACGACGCCCGAGAGGCCGGCTAGCCCGAAGTGGGGCTCATCTTGCCAACAGCGCACGCCCAGAGAAGCCAGCAGCAGCCCTAGGGCAGTAGTGGCCAGGGACGTGACCATGAGTCCCCGGGCCACCTGCACAGGCTGGGTCT containing:
- the Cldn23 gene encoding claudin-23; translated protein: MRTPVVMTLGMVLTPCGLLLNLVSTLAPGWRLVKGFLNQPADVVLYQGLWDICREQSSRERECGQPDENNYFETQPVQVARGLMVTSLATTALGLLLASLGVRCWQDEPHFGLAGLSGVVLFAAGLFSLIPVSWYNHFLTDPDVLATPSSPITVEVSYSLVLGYLGSCLLLLGGLSLALSFAPWCEERCHRCRKAPPAGPRRSSISTVYVDWPEPALTPAIKYYSEGQHRPPPAEHRDTGKLKVGFPMPRPPPKAYTNPMDVLEGEEKKAATSQGGSSSRSTRPCQNSLPCDSDL